In Fibrobacter sp., the genomic window GTTCAGCGGGAACGGTTCGCCGCGCACCTGCAGGTGAGCGTCGGGGCGCGTGCCGCCGTAAACGATCAAGCGGGTCTTCACCCACAAGAAGAAATCCTTCCCGTAGTTCACGGAATCCTTCGGGAGTTCAAGCTTGTTGCTCTTGAGGGCCGCACTCGAAAGCGCGCCCGAGAACATGGAACCCGAAGAGCTGGAAAGCGATTCGAGCCAGTTCTTGGCCGACATGCTCGAAAGGCCCGAGCTGCCGAAACCGCCCATGGCAGCGCCCCCGAGGGATGCGCGCACAAACACGTCATCGACATTCACTTCGGAACCGTTCGGGGTATAGGCCTGCACCGGCGCGGATTCGACCAGCGGCATAAAGTTCTTGCCATCGGCAAAGCCGAGTACGGCCACCGTATTGTCCGTAGCCTTGTTCTCCACATACCAGCTGCGGGCATCGGCAGGCACTTCCACATCGTGGAACTTGCGCTTCTTGGCGCGCTTCACGGTGAGGTCGCCCAGAACGTCGAACAAGCGGAGCACCAGTTTGCCCTTGCCCTTCTTCGCCTTCTTGATACGGTCTTCGGAAACATCCCAGAAAGCCTGCATCCAGTTCGGATCCTTCTGCATGAGCACGAGGTATTCCGGGTCGAAGGTCTGCGCCATGCTGGCAGTCTTCGTGACCGGCTTCGCGGCGGCCTTCACCGCAGTCGCCTTTTCGGCAAGTTTCCTCACCGCGGCAACCTTCTTGGCCACCGGCTTCGCAGTGACCTTAACTTTCACATCGTTCTGTTCCGATGCCTTCGGGGCGGACTTGGCCACAGCCTTGGCCGGGGCCTTCGCGGCCTTTGCCGCGGGCTTAACAGCAGACTTCACAGAAGCCTTGGCAGCCGACTTCACCGTCTCCTCGACAGCCTTCACAGCCTTCGCGGGCTTCTCCGCCGCAGTCTTCGCCTTCTTAGCGACGGTCTTCACCGCAGACTTCACAGCAGTCTTTATCTTGGAGGTCGTTTCCTTTACGGCCTTCTCCACCTTCTTGGTGGTATTCGTCTTCTCTGTTTTTTTCGTAGCCATTTCTAGCCTCCTACAGTAAAAAAACTATCGACGGGACTGACCCCAGTTGCCTATGCCCATAAGGCCCAGGCGTATGCCGAAGAACACCTCATCCCAGTTGCCCTCGGATTCCGAGAAGCGCTTGCCGCCCTGGAGCGCCAAGTCGAGAGAAATGCCCTTGCGACCGAGCGGGAAACCGGCACCGATGGAGCCGCCCACTTCGTAGACATCCGCGACATACCAGTTCTTGAACCATGCGCCAGCACGGTAGGTTACCCTATCCAGGAACGGATCGTAATAGAGCGTACTTCCGTCACGCTGGTAACCGATAGATGCGACAAAGTCATCCTGCGTCTCGGTCGTGCTTCTCATGTCGTAGCTGCGGCCGACGTTTTCCACGTCCTCGTCCCACTTGCGCCACTGCAAGTCCATCATCACGTTGTGGCGCTTGGCCAGGCGGTAGTTCACGCCCGTAGCGAACAACGCCGGAATCTTCACCTTGCGTTCGATGCGGCTCGGGACAAGCGTATCCAGTTCCGAGAAACGGAGCGTGTAATCCAGCTTGTTGAGGAGCGTATAACCCGTGGTGTACGAGAAGTAGAACG contains:
- a CDS encoding DUF4912 domain-containing protein; protein product: MATKKTEKTNTTKKVEKAVKETTSKIKTAVKSAVKTVAKKAKTAAEKPAKAVKAVEETVKSAAKASVKSAVKPAAKAAKAPAKAVAKSAPKASEQNDVKVKVTAKPVAKKVAAVRKLAEKATAVKAAAKPVTKTASMAQTFDPEYLVLMQKDPNWMQAFWDVSEDRIKKAKKGKGKLVLRLFDVLGDLTVKRAKKRKFHDVEVPADARSWYVENKATDNTVAVLGFADGKNFMPLVESAPVQAYTPNGSEVNVDDVFVRASLGGAAMGGFGSSGLSSMSAKNWLESLSSSSGSMFSGALSSAALKSNKLELPKDSVNYGKDFFLWVKTRLIVYGGTRPDAHLQVRGEPFPLNPDGTFSFEEDLPDSTKIIPVFATDKDGDFPTTIVPIVVKRTE